A window of Paremcibacter congregatus contains these coding sequences:
- a CDS encoding FecR family protein yields MSNIINLVPAEKLTIEASQWVIKLDGQRLSPTEFAAFKAWVTSSEAHETAFRSAAGTWGNLDILKQVPTLSSLKTQQRAHSVFWWGKFHLKQVSMAAALILLVTFSVNQLLHNAAPALPVIYGTALGDNKSIELSDGSRVILNTESQVEIQYEANRRVIKLLKGEAHFEVASNKARPFEVYAGTNIVRAIGTAFAVQVKPEMVAVTVTEGTVQLATLVQDPEDRSVKEVSLAFVQKGQTAEFNENIKTINSIAPNELDRRLAWRSGTLVFNGQPLEQVIEEIHRYTTTQIIIADPEIRSLKIGGYFKTSEIEDMLKALETGFNVTVTRINKNLVYLSKSNKN; encoded by the coding sequence ATGAGTAACATTATTAACCTCGTTCCCGCGGAGAAATTAACCATTGAAGCAAGCCAATGGGTGATCAAACTTGATGGTCAGCGCCTGTCCCCGACGGAATTCGCCGCGTTCAAAGCCTGGGTCACCTCTTCCGAGGCCCATGAAACCGCCTTCCGCTCCGCTGCAGGCACATGGGGCAATCTCGACATATTGAAGCAAGTTCCAACCTTAAGTTCCCTTAAAACCCAACAGCGGGCACATTCTGTATTTTGGTGGGGGAAATTCCACCTCAAACAGGTCAGTATGGCCGCTGCTCTGATTTTGCTGGTGACGTTTTCTGTCAACCAGCTACTCCACAACGCAGCTCCCGCTTTGCCCGTCATATACGGTACAGCGCTTGGTGACAACAAATCCATTGAACTGTCCGATGGCTCGCGCGTCATCCTCAATACGGAAAGTCAGGTTGAAATCCAGTATGAGGCAAACCGCCGGGTCATCAAGCTTCTCAAAGGGGAAGCTCATTTCGAGGTTGCCTCCAACAAAGCCCGTCCGTTCGAAGTCTATGCCGGTACGAATATCGTACGCGCCATCGGCACCGCTTTTGCTGTTCAAGTGAAGCCTGAGATGGTCGCCGTGACCGTGACCGAAGGCACCGTACAGCTGGCGACGCTCGTTCAAGATCCTGAAGATAGATCGGTCAAGGAAGTTTCCCTGGCTTTCGTCCAAAAAGGGCAGACCGCAGAATTTAACGAAAATATTAAGACCATCAACTCCATAGCGCCGAACGAGCTTGATCGCAGACTGGCCTGGCGGAGCGGAACACTTGTCTTTAATGGCCAGCCCCTGGAACAGGTGATTGAAGAAATCCACCGCTATACGACCACACAGATTATAATAGCCGACCCGGAAATCAGATCTCTCAAGATCGGCGGTTATTTCAAAACCTCTGAGATTGAAGATATGCTGAAAGCATTGGAAACCGGTTTTAATGTCACAGTTACCCGCATTAATAAAAATCTGGTCTATCTGTCGAAATCGAATAAAAACTGA
- a CDS encoding RNA polymerase sigma factor codes for MTAQSKKKTVFLAYQETRGFLSSYLRRFYNNRQDIEDAMQEGFLKTFEIEQKQAIDSPSAYLFMTVKNFARRDLKKKSRLKVEGIEDIDDASLSIDRKAIEDSLESRQTLAIFCDAADALPDQCRKAFLLRKIYGFTQKEIAELMGISVSTVEKHLAKGLLRSMEYMAGQGDTRPVADEVNHKKVPHSVPVKDS; via the coding sequence ATGACGGCACAAAGCAAAAAAAAGACAGTCTTTTTAGCTTATCAGGAAACCCGCGGGTTTCTCAGCAGCTATCTGAGACGTTTTTACAACAATCGTCAGGATATTGAGGACGCTATGCAGGAAGGTTTTCTCAAGACCTTCGAAATTGAACAGAAACAGGCTATTGACTCCCCCTCGGCATACCTTTTTATGACAGTGAAGAATTTCGCCAGACGTGATCTTAAAAAAAAATCGCGTCTCAAGGTTGAAGGAATAGAGGATATTGACGACGCCAGCCTCAGTATAGACAGGAAGGCGATCGAGGACAGCCTTGAATCGCGACAAACCCTGGCGATTTTCTGTGATGCAGCTGATGCGTTACCGGATCAATGTCGCAAGGCGTTCCTGTTGAGAAAAATTTATGGTTTTACACAGAAAGAAATTGCGGAATTGATGGGCATCTCGGTCAGCACAGTGGAAAAACATTTAGCAAAAGGATTGCTTCGCTCGATGGAATATATGGCAGGGCAAGGCGATACCCGCCCTGTTGCCGATGAGGTAAATCACAAAAAAGTACCACACAGCGTGCCGGTCAAGGACAGTTGA
- a CDS encoding FecR family protein yields the protein MVKFMPRKHTKNQIKSADAVDKKSAELFLSIQEKSATVDEWEAFHDWSKQSEAAAKTVDAYSQLWQDVDYVSRYRMPTPEELAADSYDGSQSIKDHQRAQAAALPSCWQRLRSLLTISPVPVYAGALALLALVVAVPMYNTMVTPLEFTTHTAEHRRIVLDDGSSVFLGAETRILSDYSPHQRHITLSSGEAYFDVAKDPDRPFTVDINGLEVRAIGTAFNIRKSPAFIMVSVVEGTIGLKSDDAPALTESASATLPATLTVGEQISYAKADHKVNYAVADTRDMLSWQSDVLFFRGETLQDVFYRLDRYTDETIILLDKDLGDLQFSGTVHRQNIDSWFDALSLAFPVKVTRVQGKILIARAPI from the coding sequence ATGGTTAAATTTATGCCCCGGAAACACACCAAAAATCAGATAAAATCTGCCGACGCGGTGGATAAAAAGAGCGCCGAGCTTTTTCTGTCCATTCAGGAAAAATCCGCCACCGTCGATGAATGGGAAGCCTTTCATGACTGGAGCAAACAGTCCGAAGCCGCGGCGAAGACCGTCGACGCCTATAGCCAACTGTGGCAGGATGTCGATTATGTCAGCAGATATAGAATGCCCACTCCTGAGGAACTCGCCGCCGACAGTTATGACGGCAGCCAGTCGATCAAAGACCATCAGCGCGCCCAGGCTGCTGCATTGCCTTCCTGCTGGCAAAGACTGCGGTCTTTACTGACCATATCCCCTGTGCCGGTTTACGCCGGTGCCCTCGCGCTTCTCGCCTTGGTGGTCGCCGTTCCGATGTATAACACCATGGTGACGCCCCTTGAATTCACCACCCATACGGCGGAGCATCGTCGTATTGTGCTTGACGACGGATCGTCGGTCTTTCTGGGCGCCGAAACCCGTATCCTATCGGACTACAGCCCCCATCAACGCCATATCACCCTGTCCAGCGGGGAAGCCTATTTCGATGTGGCGAAAGACCCTGACCGGCCCTTTACCGTCGATATCAACGGTCTTGAGGTTCGCGCCATCGGCACCGCCTTCAACATCCGCAAATCCCCGGCCTTCATTATGGTTTCGGTGGTGGAAGGCACAATCGGCCTGAAAAGCGATGATGCCCCGGCGCTGACCGAGTCCGCCAGCGCGACGCTGCCCGCCACCCTGACCGTCGGCGAGCAAATCAGCTATGCCAAAGCCGATCACAAAGTCAATTATGCCGTCGCCGACACCCGGGACATGTTGTCCTGGCAGAGCGACGTGCTGTTTTTCCGCGGCGAAACGCTGCAGGATGTTTTCTACAGGCTTGATCGTTACACAGACGAAACTATTATTTTACTGGATAAAGACCTCGGCGATTTGCAGTTTTCCGGCACGGTGCATCGCCAGAATATCGACAGCTGGTTTGACGCCCTGTCATTGGCCTTTCCTGTCAAGGTAACCCGTGTGCAGGGTAAAATCCTCATCGCCCGCGCGCCGATATAA
- a CDS encoding TonB-dependent receptor, with product MSILLPRKFIAMTGTAIATSLLLGGFAAAQDQVEEKKDSFVFEEILVTATKRSSTIQDVPFSINALSGADIQKTGSTNLEDVARNVAGLMIQNLGPGQSQVAIRGVSAGQIVRDQPGVKEQVGVYLDESVISLSLFTPDLDLYDLNRVEVLRGPQGTLFGSGSVGGTIRYITNQPSLDGAEGSLEGNVNSISGGSMGGHFKAMVNIPVSEDKAALRIVGYHTEYGGYIDALTEGGGIWENVNNGHRSGGRATLLIQPTDNVTITPRVIYQKIKSNGNNRQEVFNLYANPYTTTRPPVTFKERQQFLLLREGFNDETFIADTTIAVEMEGIDVTSVTSYTDRDILVSRDASALTGSVSVDLGFPDAAVLLPSNLRDTTKVQQFTQELRVSSNNDSPLQWVGGVFYSNTDRFYKQFLPTPGYDAVTDAVLGAGTSAAVGMGVAPADSPFYSELPYTLEQIAVFGEASYDISDRLQVTAGGRYYDYKEERSVTQVGLFGNGVVDQVDKTASNGFTPRFLASYDVSDEVTLNAQISKGFRLGGVNDPLNTALCNAQDLAIFGGFQDYDDETLWNYEAGVKIKTDNVTLNAAAFYTKMSNLQVTLDAGSCSSRISFNVPEAHSQGVEVEMKAHPFEGLDLSLASSLIQSEFDSTIVDSNGDVLGGVRDGNRLPSTPKFNIAMTATYNFALDSVSSGAEGYVSATFQHRSSVFTQPSDQEVGGPDNPVLTQASGLPFGGASGADNTVLDLELDGYQTMNLSAGIVLEDWEVVAYVNNVTDENANLSFDKERGGRARLGFRTNQPRTYGLTFRANF from the coding sequence ATGTCTATTTTATTACCACGCAAATTTATCGCCATGACGGGCACGGCCATTGCAACCAGTCTTTTGCTTGGCGGCTTCGCCGCTGCGCAGGATCAGGTTGAAGAAAAGAAGGACAGTTTTGTCTTTGAAGAAATCCTGGTGACAGCAACGAAGCGCTCTTCCACCATTCAGGATGTGCCATTTTCCATTAACGCCTTGTCTGGCGCGGACATTCAGAAGACTGGTTCGACAAACCTGGAAGATGTCGCGCGAAATGTGGCTGGTTTGATGATCCAGAATTTGGGCCCGGGGCAAAGCCAGGTCGCCATTCGCGGCGTCTCCGCCGGCCAGATCGTGCGCGACCAGCCGGGTGTGAAGGAGCAGGTTGGGGTTTATCTTGATGAATCCGTGATTTCATTGTCTCTATTTACGCCGGACCTTGATCTCTATGACCTGAACCGGGTTGAAGTCCTGCGCGGCCCACAGGGCACCCTGTTTGGGTCCGGCTCTGTTGGCGGGACCATTCGCTATATCACCAATCAACCAAGCCTGGATGGTGCGGAAGGCTCCCTTGAAGGTAATGTGAACAGCATTTCCGGCGGCAGTATGGGTGGGCATTTTAAAGCCATGGTCAATATTCCCGTCTCTGAAGACAAGGCGGCTTTGCGTATCGTCGGCTATCATACCGAATATGGCGGTTATATTGACGCCCTGACCGAAGGCGGCGGCATCTGGGAAAATGTCAACAATGGTCATCGATCAGGCGGCCGTGCGACATTACTGATCCAGCCTACCGATAATGTGACGATTACACCGCGGGTGATTTATCAGAAGATCAAAAGCAATGGGAATAACCGCCAGGAAGTCTTCAATCTTTACGCCAACCCCTACACCACAACACGACCGCCGGTGACGTTCAAGGAACGCCAGCAGTTTCTCTTGTTGCGGGAAGGGTTTAACGACGAAACGTTCATTGCTGATACGACGATCGCAGTAGAAATGGAGGGCATTGATGTCACTTCCGTGACCAGCTATACGGACCGGGACATTCTGGTCAGCCGGGACGCCAGCGCTCTCACAGGCAGTGTGTCTGTTGATCTCGGCTTTCCGGATGCTGCCGTCCTCCTGCCTTCTAATCTGCGGGACACCACCAAAGTTCAACAATTCACCCAAGAATTGCGGGTGAGTTCAAATAACGACAGTCCCCTCCAATGGGTTGGTGGTGTTTTCTATTCCAATACCGATCGTTTTTACAAACAGTTCCTGCCAACGCCGGGGTATGATGCCGTGACGGACGCCGTTCTAGGGGCGGGAACATCTGCTGCGGTTGGTATGGGGGTCGCGCCAGCGGATTCCCCCTTCTATTCTGAATTGCCTTATACTTTGGAACAAATCGCTGTCTTCGGTGAAGCTTCTTATGATATTTCCGACCGTCTTCAGGTAACGGCCGGTGGTCGCTATTATGACTATAAAGAGGAGCGCTCGGTGACCCAGGTCGGATTATTTGGCAACGGCGTTGTCGATCAGGTCGACAAAACCGCCTCGAATGGCTTCACGCCACGTTTTCTGGCCAGCTATGATGTCAGCGACGAGGTGACGCTGAATGCCCAAATCTCGAAGGGTTTCCGTCTTGGCGGGGTGAATGATCCCCTGAACACGGCTTTGTGTAACGCGCAAGATCTCGCTATCTTCGGTGGTTTCCAGGATTATGACGACGAAACCCTGTGGAACTACGAAGCGGGTGTCAAAATCAAGACAGATAACGTGACCCTGAACGCGGCGGCCTTCTATACCAAGATGTCCAATCTGCAGGTCACCCTGGATGCGGGTTCCTGTTCCTCGCGAATTTCCTTCAACGTGCCGGAAGCCCATAGTCAAGGGGTCGAGGTCGAGATGAAAGCCCATCCTTTTGAAGGTTTGGACCTGTCTCTTGCCAGTAGCCTGATCCAGTCCGAGTTCGATTCAACTATTGTGGATAGTAATGGTGATGTACTGGGTGGTGTCCGTGACGGCAACCGTTTACCGTCCACGCCGAAATTCAACATCGCGATGACAGCGACTTATAATTTCGCACTGGACTCTGTCAGCAGCGGGGCTGAGGGGTATGTATCAGCAACCTTCCAGCATCGCAGCAGTGTCTTCACGCAACCTTCCGATCAGGAAGTGGGCGGACCTGATAATCCGGTTCTGACGCAAGCCTCCGGCCTGCCTTTTGGCGGCGCAAGTGGTGCGGATAACACTGTGCTTGATCTTGAACTGGACGGATATCAAACCATGAATCTGAGTGCTGGGATCGTGCTGGAAGACTGGGAAGTGGTGGCTTACGTCAACAATGTTACGGATGAAAACGCCAATCTGTCTTTTGACAAAGAACGGGGTGGCCGGGCACGTCTCGGTTTCCGCACCAATCAGCCGCGGACCTATGGCCTTACCTTCCGGGCCAACTTTTAA
- a CDS encoding TonB-dependent receptor, with translation MTNTVPDNPSAPRISRHRNVARITLAALLASSSLIAFSGPARAAENGDETTLEEVVVTGIRGSLKQALDKKRDSNSIVDGINSLDIGKFPDKNVADSLQRVPGVSVDRIWGEGRDIFVRGTGSDLNRTLMNGQNVASAYWWANDNPSRGFNYSILASELVASLEVYKSPMAKLDEGSIGGAVNVITRRPMDLDPLTVMGSVEGQYSKLPDKIDPQASGLVSWKNDNETFAILGSYNYQKRTVRRDGLEGFPTNSLYDVEDQDGNVTRDVYAVWGGGSAIFQQKRERKTANLVLQFRPNDQWDIVVNAVRSDMDMDNNNQNYLFVPGGFKLGKVDPDTGVNSGEVVVDPVFITTSDGKQAIVGGTFGLATTHGVADEPIYRESNIKAAVYDMDMSYEGDGWRARGQIGYTTAEGGSEHDRNYWFEGNSRIVMNLQADVNEFSFPEVDPNDGSQLRLMPGSLRDWVRKMEDDEFYAQTDVEYDLDNSAFTSLEFGVKFRSHTIENNRTNGSVDTSNPANAAGIAALSALTLADLSSGPTPTLHGATATEGSLTSYAFMDIDKARAQVDAVLDGGLMTYTPDLNAFFNINEKITSFYTQANFETGNLRGNVGVRMVHTNQTSKAYQGGSLQEVNRKYTEFLPSLNLVYNLRDDVLIRAAASRAMARPTFQNLSANLLVDATTPTASGGNPFLKPTFATQFEAGFEWYYDEASIFSATVFRKDLSSSIRTIAQEEVFEGRTLTITRPFNSDGADITGLEVQLQHDFGMGIGALANYTLTEASVTTDGKESELPGNSKHQMNASVYYEDDTFSLRLSYNYRSESFSTEISGGQLSTAPYDQFDATATWHATDQVDVFMNAVNITNEVIFQRTNDGIPVGFYENGPRYSVGVRFRY, from the coding sequence ATGACCAATACTGTTCCCGATAATCCCTCTGCACCCCGGATATCCCGACACCGTAACGTCGCCCGGATAACGCTGGCCGCCTTATTGGCGTCCAGTTCACTGATCGCATTTTCAGGTCCCGCGCGCGCCGCGGAGAATGGCGATGAAACCACACTGGAAGAAGTGGTGGTGACGGGCATCCGCGGCAGCCTGAAACAGGCGCTGGATAAAAAGCGCGATTCCAATTCTATTGTGGACGGCATTAATTCACTCGATATCGGCAAATTTCCCGACAAGAATGTCGCCGACAGTCTGCAACGGGTGCCCGGCGTTTCCGTCGATCGCATCTGGGGCGAGGGCCGGGACATCTTTGTCCGCGGCACGGGCAGCGATCTCAACCGTACCTTGATGAACGGTCAGAATGTCGCCTCCGCCTACTGGTGGGCCAATGATAACCCAAGCCGCGGCTTCAACTATTCAATTCTGGCGTCAGAACTTGTCGCCTCATTGGAAGTTTATAAAAGCCCGATGGCGAAGCTGGACGAGGGCAGTATCGGCGGCGCGGTCAATGTCATCACCCGTCGCCCGATGGATCTCGATCCCTTAACGGTGATGGGTTCCGTTGAAGGCCAGTATAGCAAGCTGCCGGACAAGATTGACCCCCAGGCGTCTGGTCTGGTGAGCTGGAAGAATGATAATGAAACCTTTGCCATTCTTGGCTCCTATAACTATCAGAAGAGAACCGTGCGCCGGGACGGTCTGGAAGGCTTCCCGACCAATTCCCTCTATGACGTGGAAGATCAGGACGGCAACGTCACCCGCGACGTCTATGCGGTCTGGGGCGGCGGTTCCGCCATCTTCCAGCAGAAGCGTGAACGCAAAACCGCCAACCTGGTGTTGCAGTTCCGCCCCAATGATCAGTGGGATATCGTCGTCAATGCGGTGCGTTCCGACATGGACATGGACAATAACAACCAGAATTACCTCTTCGTGCCCGGCGGCTTCAAGCTCGGCAAGGTCGATCCCGACACCGGCGTGAACAGTGGTGAAGTCGTGGTTGATCCGGTGTTCATCACAACCAGTGACGGCAAGCAGGCGATTGTCGGCGGGACTTTCGGACTGGCCACCACCCACGGGGTGGCGGATGAGCCAATCTACCGCGAATCCAACATCAAGGCCGCGGTCTATGATATGGATATGAGCTATGAAGGCGACGGATGGCGCGCCCGGGGCCAGATCGGCTATACCACGGCCGAAGGCGGCAGTGAACATGACCGCAATTACTGGTTCGAAGGCAACAGCCGCATCGTCATGAATCTGCAGGCGGACGTCAATGAATTCAGCTTCCCGGAAGTCGACCCCAATGACGGCAGTCAATTGCGTCTGATGCCGGGATCGCTACGGGACTGGGTGCGCAAAATGGAGGATGATGAATTCTATGCGCAAACCGATGTGGAGTATGATCTGGACAACAGCGCCTTCACGTCCCTTGAGTTTGGCGTGAAATTTCGCTCTCACACCATTGAGAATAACCGGACCAATGGCTCTGTCGACACCAGCAACCCGGCCAATGCGGCGGGCATAGCGGCGCTCAGTGCGCTGACATTGGCGGACCTGTCCAGTGGACCAACCCCGACCCTGCATGGCGCGACAGCCACAGAGGGATCTTTGACCAGCTATGCCTTCATGGACATCGACAAGGCGCGGGCCCAGGTGGATGCGGTGCTTGACGGTGGTCTGATGACCTATACACCGGACCTGAACGCTTTTTTCAACATTAACGAAAAGATCACGTCCTTCTATACGCAGGCTAATTTTGAAACCGGCAATCTGCGCGGTAATGTGGGCGTGCGCATGGTGCATACCAACCAGACTTCAAAAGCCTATCAGGGCGGTAGTCTGCAGGAAGTGAACCGCAAATATACCGAGTTCCTGCCGAGCCTCAATCTGGTCTATAACCTGCGGGACGATGTTCTGATCCGGGCGGCGGCATCACGGGCCATGGCGCGGCCAACTTTCCAGAATTTGAGCGCCAACCTACTGGTTGATGCGACAACACCAACGGCGTCTGGGGGTAACCCGTTCCTGAAACCGACCTTCGCGACACAGTTCGAGGCGGGCTTTGAATGGTATTATGATGAGGCGTCCATCTTCTCCGCCACGGTTTTCCGTAAGGACCTGTCGAGCTCCATCCGCACGATTGCCCAGGAAGAGGTTTTCGAAGGCCGCACCCTGACCATCACCCGGCCGTTTAATTCGGACGGGGCGGATATCACCGGGCTTGAGGTGCAGTTGCAGCATGACTTTGGCATGGGTATTGGTGCCTTGGCCAACTATACGCTGACGGAAGCGTCGGTGACCACGGACGGCAAGGAATCCGAACTGCCCGGCAACTCCAAACATCAAATGAATGCCTCGGTCTATTATGAGGATGATACCTTCAGTTTGCGCCTGTCCTACAACTACCGGTCGGAATCCTTCAGTACCGAGATTTCCGGCGGGCAATTGTCGACAGCGCCCTATGATCAGTTCGACGCCACGGCCACATGGCATGCGACCGATCAGGTGGATGTCTTCATGAATGCGGTGAATATCACCAATGAAGTGATCTTCCAGCGCACCAACGACGGAATCCCGGTGGGGTTTTATGAGAATGGCCCACGTTATAGTGTGGGGGTTCGTTTCCGGTATTAA
- a CDS encoding GNAT family N-acetyltransferase, whose amino-acid sequence MNKNQIEVRPVGAHEIQDLHLLAKRTFLEAFSLQNTPEDMAAYSEQAFCYGAIEAEFLNPDSTFFFAVCSTKIIGYLKLNRGAAQTEHKLENALEIERIYITAEFQGGGVGQALLQKAFDVSRQDNYDWLWLGVWEQNPGAIRFYQRHGFVAFDSHAFLLGDDPQTDLLMRKKNR is encoded by the coding sequence ATGAACAAAAACCAGATTGAAGTCCGCCCGGTGGGCGCCCATGAGATTCAGGACCTGCATCTTTTGGCGAAACGAACATTCCTCGAAGCCTTCAGCCTTCAGAATACACCAGAAGATATGGCGGCCTACAGCGAACAGGCTTTCTGTTACGGGGCCATTGAAGCGGAATTTCTCAACCCGGACTCAACATTTTTCTTTGCCGTCTGCTCCACCAAAATCATCGGTTATCTCAAGCTTAATCGCGGCGCGGCCCAAACAGAACACAAGCTCGAGAATGCGCTGGAAATTGAACGCATATATATCACCGCCGAATTCCAGGGCGGCGGCGTGGGACAGGCTCTGCTGCAGAAGGCTTTCGACGTTAGCCGGCAGGATAATTACGACTGGTTATGGCTCGGGGTCTGGGAACAGAACCCTGGCGCCATACGCTTTTATCAACGCCACGGCTTTGTCGCCTTCGACAGCCACGCCTTCCTGCTCGGTGATGACCCGCAAACGGACCTGCTGATGCGCAAAAAAAACCGCTAG
- a CDS encoding tryptophan halogenase family protein: protein MQKKPFGEKHIIILGGGTAGWMAASLFDQAWGADGARITLIESAEIDTIGVGEGSTPYLRQFFRTLNIPENEWMPACNATYKCGIRFPGWSGKPGFESYFHPFFSELDQDTGYAFFHNCALRRGGIDVPVNPDRFFVSAQLAAQHKSPVAGDGLRHTPDYGYHFDAGLLGAFLKKRAEARGINHRIDTVERVAQDESGDITALHLKDGGSVDGDLFIDCTGFAALMIQKSLGERFVSYGDVLFNDRAVALASPLNPAEGLPSETVSTALGHGWAWKIPLTTRFGNGYVYSSAHIDESTAEDALRRHLGPAAKGGEARHLKMRVGRVENHWQKNCLAVGLSQGFIEPLEATALMLVQLTIEKFIQMYGEGDYTSRHQPAFNQRINMFFDGIRDYIVTHYKINGRNDSDYWIENRDNPHISDRLAELLAVWDGGGDFETLLDRYGDALIYLRPSWYAILAGMGRFPSHATSAPAKTPIAPMHQIHDLHTEALAYFPDHRDHLARMYPF, encoded by the coding sequence ATGCAGAAAAAACCTTTCGGGGAAAAGCATATTATCATTCTGGGCGGCGGCACCGCCGGATGGATGGCGGCCAGTCTGTTTGACCAGGCTTGGGGGGCGGACGGCGCGCGCATCACGTTGATTGAATCGGCGGAGATCGACACCATTGGTGTCGGGGAAGGTTCTACCCCCTATTTGCGGCAGTTTTTCCGCACACTGAATATTCCTGAGAATGAATGGATGCCGGCCTGCAACGCCACCTATAAATGCGGCATCCGTTTCCCCGGCTGGAGCGGCAAGCCCGGTTTTGAAAGTTATTTTCATCCCTTCTTTTCCGAACTGGATCAGGATACGGGTTATGCTTTCTTTCATAATTGCGCTCTGCGACGCGGCGGGATTGACGTGCCGGTCAACCCGGACCGTTTTTTTGTTTCGGCGCAACTGGCGGCGCAGCATAAATCACCGGTCGCCGGTGACGGTTTGCGGCACACCCCCGATTACGGTTATCATTTTGATGCCGGATTGCTGGGCGCTTTTCTTAAGAAGCGGGCCGAGGCGCGCGGTATTAATCACCGGATTGACACGGTGGAGCGGGTGGCGCAGGACGAGAGCGGCGACATCACGGCCCTTCACTTGAAGGACGGGGGCAGTGTGGACGGCGATTTGTTTATTGATTGCACGGGCTTTGCGGCGCTGATGATACAAAAGAGTTTAGGGGAGAGGTTTGTCAGTTACGGGGATGTCTTGTTTAATGACCGGGCTGTGGCGCTGGCCAGTCCGCTCAATCCGGCGGAGGGGCTGCCGTCCGAAACGGTCTCGACCGCGCTTGGTCATGGCTGGGCCTGGAAAATTCCCCTCACCACCCGATTTGGCAACGGCTATGTCTATTCTTCGGCGCATATCGACGAGAGTACGGCGGAGGACGCGCTGCGCCGTCATCTGGGGCCGGCCGCCAAGGGGGGGGAGGCCCGGCATCTGAAAATGCGGGTGGGACGGGTGGAAAATCACTGGCAGAAGAATTGTCTGGCCGTTGGCCTGTCTCAAGGGTTCATTGAGCCGCTGGAGGCGACGGCGCTGATGCTGGTGCAACTGACCATCGAGAAATTCATCCAGATGTATGGCGAGGGCGACTATACGTCGCGACATCAACCGGCATTCAATCAGAGGATCAACATGTTCTTCGACGGCATCCGCGACTATATCGTCACCCATTACAAGATCAACGGCCGCAACGACAGTGATTATTGGATTGAGAACCGGGATAACCCTCATATCTCTGACAGGCTGGCGGAGCTGCTCGCGGTCTGGGATGGCGGCGGCGATTTTGAAACGCTACTGGACAGATACGGTGATGCGCTGATTTATCTGCGCCCGAGCTGGTATGCCATTCTGGCGGGTATGGGGCGTTTTCCGTCTCATGCGACATCCGCACCGGCGAAGACCCCGATCGCGCCGATGCATCAGATCCATGATCTGCATACCGAGGCACTGGCCTATTTCCCTGATCACAGAGATCATCTTGCCCGGATGTATCCCTTCTGA